A window of Nonomuraea angiospora genomic DNA:
GGCGCCCAGGACCGGCCTGCGCGCCGCGGTCACCTCGCCGCCGCCGTCGGCGACGTACACGGCCTCGGGGTCCAGCAGCTCGACCAGCCCCGCTATGTCACCCGCGTCGGCGGCCGCCTTGAACGCCCTGAGCAGACGTTCGGTCTCGGCCCTGGACGCCCGGGGCCGCTCCTGGACCGCCGCGACCCGCGCCCGCGCGCGGGAGGCGAGCTTGCGGCCGGCGGCGGGCGTGCTGTCGAGCACCTCGGCGATCCGGGCGAACGGGAAGTCGAAGACGTCGTGCAGCACCAGCGCGACGCGTTCGGCCGGGGTGAGCGTCTCCATGACCACCAGCATCGCGGTGCTCACCGACTCGTCCATGAGCACCTGGGCGGCGGCGTCGGGCCCGGTCAGCAGCGGTTCGGGCAGCCAGGGCCCGACGTAGGACTCGCGCCGGACGCGGGCCGACTGCAGCACGTTGTAGGAGGTCCGGGCGGCGACGGTCACCAGCCAGGCCCGCAGATCCCGCACCTCGGACAGGTCGGCGGCGACGGCGCGCAACCAGACCTCCTGCGTCACGTCCTCGGCCTCGGCCACGGTGCCGAGGATCCGGTAGGCCGCCCCGAAGACCGCGGAGCGATGCGATTCCCACTCACCCTCCGCCAGCGCGCCGGCCATCTCCACCCCCGCCTCGTCGATCGACCCCCGATCCTAGGCACCCCGTCTCCGCCCACCCGAACGGGGCCGCGGTCGCCCGGCGCCGATTGACATGCAGCCATCCGGCTGCCTATCGTTGAACATGCAGCCACTAGGCTGCATGTTCGGATGGCGGTAAATGGACCAAATGGACGAGGTGTTCAAGGCGCTGGCCGACCCCAGCCGCCGCAGGCTGCTCGACAGCCTCAACACCCGCAACGGGCAGACCCTGCGCGAGCTGTGCGCGGGCCTGGACATGGCCAGGCAGTCGGTCAGCAAGCACCTGGCCGTGCTGGAGGCGGCCAACCTGGTGACCACGATGTGGCGCGGCCGGGAGAAGCTGCACTACCTCAACGCCGTGCCGATCAACGCCATCGCCGAGCGCTGGATCAACCAGTACGACCGCCGGCGAGCCGGCGCGCTCGCCGACCTCAAGACGGCTTTGGAGAGCCCCATGACCAGCAACGATTTCGTCTACACGACCTACATCAGGACCACCCCGGAGCGGCTCTGGCAGGCGCTGACCGAGCCCGCCTTCACCCTGCGCTACTGGGGCGTCGAGCTCGAGTCCGACTGGCAGGTGGGCTCGACGATGGCCTGGAAGCAGGGCGGCATCACGATCGAGGACCCGGAGCAGGTCGTCCTCGAGTCCGATCCCCACCGCCGCCTGGCCTACTCCTGGCACACCTTCACGCCGGAGTTCGCCAAGGCCGTCGGCCTGAGCGACGAACAAGTGGCCCGGGCGGCCGCGGAGCCCAGGTCCAAGGTGACCTTCGACCTCGAGCAGGCAGGGGAGATGGTCAAGCTGACCATCGTGCACAGCGGCTTCGAGCCCGGCAGCGGCGTACGAGAGTCGGTCAGCCAGGGCTGGCCCGCACTGCTCTCCAACCTCAAGACCCTGCTGGAAACCGGCGAAACGGCTCGCTTGGAGCCGCAGGACGAGAAGGGGGCCTGACCATGGCCGGTGACACGCTCACACTCACGAAGATCCCCGACGTGCGGACGGCGATGCTCATCCGCAGGCCGCCCGCCGAGGTCTTCAGGGCGTTCGCGGACCCGGAGGTCACGACCAGGTTCTGGTTCACCAGGAGCACCGGCAGGATGACGCCGAGCGCGCGGCTCCGGTGGACGTGGGAGATGTACGGGGTCTCCACGGAGGTGCTGGTCATGGAGGTGGAGGAGGGGCGCAGGCTCCTCTTCCAGTGGAACGACGACCACCCGCTGACCGTCGAGTTCCGCTTCACCCCGTACGGACAGGACGCCACGTTCGTCGAGGTCACAGAGAGCGGGCTCGCCGGGTCCGGCGACGAGGTGGTGGCGCACGTGGGGGGTTCGACCGGCGGCTTCACGATCGTCCTGTGCGCGGCGAAGGCGCTGCTGGAGCAGAACGTCGACCTCAACGCCGTACGCGACCGCCACCCCACCGGCCTATGAGCCCGAAAGCTCAGTAGACCAGCGCCTGGGCGCCTTCCCTGACCACTTCCTCGACGAACGCCGGCGCGCCCGCGATGCGGACCCCGTCGATGAGGTCATCCACGGTGATGCCCCTCCGGGCCGCGCACTGGGTGCAGAGTGTCACGCGCCCCGCCGCCAGCACGGCGTCGAGGAGGTCGGCGAGCGGCGCGGCGTGCGGCAGGCTGAACTCCTTGGCCCTGCCCGGCAGCGCGAACCACGACGCCTCGCCGGTCAGCCACAGCGAAACGGGCACACCACTCGCGAGCGCGGCGGCCGCGACGTTGAACGCCTGGTTGCACCGCTCAGGGGCATCTGCCCCGGCGGTCACCTTGATCACCAGTGATCGTTCCATACCGTCACCCTAACGCGCCCCGCCTCCCGGCGAAGGACTCCGACGAGCTGTAGACCGAGTCCGTACGGCGAGCCAGGAGCACTACGCTTGGGGAGCATGGAAGAACCTGAGGTGCACCCCGACCTGGAGCCCATCGCGTTCCTGCTCGGCCGGTGGGAAGGCGCCGGCGTGGGCGGCTACCCGACGATCGAGAGCTTCAACTTCGGGCAGGAGATCGAGTTCGGGCACAACGGGAAGCCGTTCCTGAGCTACGTGAGCCGCACCTGGCTGCTCGACCAGGACGGCAACCGGGTCAAGCCGCTGGCCACCGAGTCGGGATACTGGCGCCCGCAGCCCGACAGGCAGATCGAGGTGGTGCTCGCCCACCCGACCGGGATCGTCGAGATCTACATCGGCGAGGTCGTCTTCCACAAGATCGAGCTGCGGACGGACGTCGTGGCCCGCACCGGCTCCGCCAAGGAGTACACGGCGGGGCACCGGCTGTACGGGTTGGTCAACGGCAACCTGATGTGGGCGTACGAGATGGCGGCCGTGGGTCACCCGCTCACGGACCACATGTCGGCGGAGCTGAAGAAGGTAGCTTGAGCCGATATGAGCACGCCCTTCACCGCTGACGCCGTCGAGGCGATCAAGCGTCACATGAACGACGACCACGCCGGCGACTCGCTGATCATCGTGCGGGCGCTCGGCGGCCGGCCCGACGCCACCTCGGCGGTGACGAGTGACGTGGATGCCGAGGCGATCGAGTTCGTGGTCGACGGCGGGGAGCGGGTGCGGGTGCCCTGGGGGGAGACGCTCACCGAGCGGGCCCAGGTGCGTAAGGCCGTGGTGCGGCTCTACCGGGACGCGTGCGAGAAGCTCGGCATCGCGGCGCGGGGCGAGCACTGAAGCAGGGTCACCCCGATGGTGCTCGGCTTCCCGAGCGGAGAATGAAGAAGGGCCCCAGGCGTACTCCACCTGCTCGGCAGGTGGGCCGGATGGACCAAAGACGGGATCTGGATCCCGCCCTCCGGCTGCCATGGGGCCCCGGTGGTTGCCTCGTATTCGCATACGTCACGAGACAACAGTCCGCGACTTAGCGGACAACCACCTCGCTAGCCCAACTATGATTCACCATTGCTTGGACCACCTCCTTTCCGCGTACCAAAGACGCTATGCGCTCCTGCTCAAAAGGGGCAAGTGAATATCCTCGCGCCGTACACTCAGGGCATGACGGAGACGCAGTGGCATGAGGAACTCCGCGCCAAGGGCTACCGGGTCACCCCGCAGCGCCAGCTCGTCCTTGAGGCGGTCAAGACGTTGGAGCACGCCACGCCCGAGGAGATCTGCGTCAAGGTCCGCGAGACCGCGCGTGGCGTGAACATCTCCACGGTCTACCGGACGCTGGAGCTGCTCGAAGAGCTCGGCATGGTGACCCACACGCATCTGGGGCACGGTGCGCCGACCTATCACCTGGCCGCCGAGGCCGATCACGTGCACCTGGTGTGCCGGGGGTGCGACGAGGTGTTCGAGGTACGGCCCGAGCTCGCGGACGGGCTGGTCAAGGGGCTGGACGAGGAGCTGGGGTTCGTGGCGGACGTACACCATCTGACCGTCTTCGGCCGGTGCCGCAACTGCCGGTAGCGGGCAGGAGACAGGTTCACGGCCCCGGCGGGCGGGCGCTTTCGGGCGTTGCCGTGAGTGCCGATAACCTGGAGGGCATGCGTAGCCCTCTGCTCGATCTCCCCGGTGCCGTCGCGGCCGATGGGCCGGATTCCGACGTAGCCGCGCACTACGGCGACCTGTTCGCCGAGCAGCGCGCGCTGGCCAAGGGTGAGGCGGTCGTCGACCGCAGCAACCGTGAGGTGGTCCGCATCTCCGGCGTCGACCGGCTGAAATGGCTCAACGACCTGACCTCGCAGAAGCTTGACACCCTGCGGCCGGGCGAGTGGACACAGACGCTCGATCTCGACCTCCAGGGCCACGTGCTGCACCACCTGACGCTCGTCGACGACGGTGAGAGCCTGCTGGCCCACGTCGAGCCGGGCACCGCGCAGAGCCTGATCGACTATCTCGACCGGATGCGGTTCATGCTGCGGGTCGAGGTGTCGCGGGCCGACGACCTGGCCGTGCTGTCCACGGCCACGGAGGACTTCCTGGTGCCGCGCGCCGAGCTGCCCGACCACCTGGGCAAGCCGTTGGCGGGGCTGTGGGCGTACGAGGCGCTGCGGATCGAGGCGCACCGGCCGCGGCTGGGGTTCGACACCGACCACAAGACGATCCCCCATGAGGTGGGCTGGATCGGCGCGGCCGTACACCTGAGCAAGGGGTGCTACCGCGGCCAGGAGACGGTCGCCCGGGTGCACAACCTCGGGCACCCGCCGCGCCGCCTGGTGTTCCTGCACCTCGACGGCAGTGTCGACACGCTGCCGGCGCACGGTGACCCGGTGATCTTCGAGAGCCAGGAGATCGGTGTGGTCGGGTCGGCCGCCCGGCACCACGAGCTCGGGCCGATCGCGCTGGCGGTGGTCAAGCGGACGGTGCCGGTGGACGCGCCGCTGCTGGCCGGTGGGGTGGCGGCGGCGCAGGAGGTCATCGTGCCGCCGGACGCGGGACGCAACGTCTCCATCGACCCGGCCCTCCGCCGCCGCATCCGCTGAGGGCGCTCCTGGCGGACGGCGCGCGGGCGGTCAGAAGTCGAGGACGAGGGTGATCGGGCCGTCGTTGACGAGCGACACCTTCATGTCGGCGCCGAAGACGCCCGTCTCCACGTGCGCCCCCAGCTCCCGCAGCTCCTCCACCACCGCCTCCACCAGCGGCTCCGCGACCGGCCCCGGGGCGGCGGCCTGCCACGTCGGCCGCCGTCCCTTGCGGGCGTCCCCGTACAGGGTGAACTGGCTGATCACCAGGAGCGGCGCCGACACGTCCGAGCAGGACTTCTCGCCGTGCAGGATGCGCAGGCCCCAGAGCTTGGCGGCGAGTTTGGCGGCCTCGGCCCGCGTGTCCGTGTGGGTGACGCCCACCAGCACCAGCAGGCCGGGCTCGTCGATGGCCCCGACCGTCTGACCGTCGACCACGACCGACGCCGAACTCACTCTCTGCACCACTGCTCGCATGGCAACCCATTCTGGACCAGGAAGCAGGGTTCGTAGACTCAAGCCCATAGGGGAAGGGATATGTCGATGATTGTGGAAGTTGTCTGGTCCGGGTTCGTGGAGTCCACGCATCAGGTCCGCATGCTGACCGTGGACGCCGAAGGGCGCCCGGTCGAGGCGAAGGGCGCGGTGCACGTTCCCGCGTCGCCACGGTCGTCGATGAAGCCGCTCCAGGCGCTCGGCATGCTCCGTTCCGGGCTGGAGCTGGAGGGTGAGCTGCTGGCGCTGGCCTGCGCCTCGCACTCGGGCGAGCCGTTCCACGTGGACGGCGTCAGGAAGATCCTCGCGGGCGCGGGGCTGGAGGAGCCGGCGCTGCAGTGCCCCGAGGACTACCCGTTCGACCGGAGTGTCACGGAATCCGGCCGCGTCTACATGAACTGCTCGGGCAAGCACGCCGCCATGCTGGCCACCTGCGTGCTGAACGACTGGCCCACCGAGTCCTACCTCGAGCCCAGGCACCCGCTCCAGCGGGCGATCCGCGAGACCGTGGAGGACCTGACGGGGGAGCGGGTGGCGGCCTCCGGGGTGGACGGGTGCGGGGCGCCGCTGTTCTTCGTGTCGATGCTCGGCGTGACGAAGGCGTTCAGGGCGTTCCCGATGTCGTCCCCCGACTCGTACGAGCGCAAGATCTTCGAGGCGATGAGCACCCACCCCGAGTGGACCTCGGGCACCGACCGCCCCGAGGCCAAGCTGATGCGCGCGCTGCCCGGGCTCATGCTGAAGGCGGGGGCGGAGGCGTTCGACGCGTTCGTGTTCGAGGACGGGCGCGCGGGCACCGTCAAGATCGAGGACGGGTCGCAACGCGCCCGCGTCCCGGCCACGGTGGCGGCCCTGCGCTCGCTGGGCCTGGACGCGCCCGAGCTGGCCGAGCTGGCCGCCCCGCCGGTGCTCGGCGGCGGGCGGCCGGTGGGTGAGCTCCGGTTCCGTTAGAGGGTGCGGAACTGGCGGGTGGCGGAGATGGCCCCCGAGGTCGTCGTGGTGAACGTCCG
This region includes:
- a CDS encoding FABP family protein, with protein sequence MEEPEVHPDLEPIAFLLGRWEGAGVGGYPTIESFNFGQEIEFGHNGKPFLSYVSRTWLLDQDGNRVKPLATESGYWRPQPDRQIEVVLAHPTGIVEIYIGEVVFHKIELRTDVVARTGSAKEYTAGHRLYGLVNGNLMWAYEMAAVGHPLTDHMSAELKKVA
- a CDS encoding ArsR/SmtB family transcription factor, whose protein sequence is MDQMDEVFKALADPSRRRLLDSLNTRNGQTLRELCAGLDMARQSVSKHLAVLEAANLVTTMWRGREKLHYLNAVPINAIAERWINQYDRRRAGALADLKTALESPMTSNDFVYTTYIRTTPERLWQALTEPAFTLRYWGVELESDWQVGSTMAWKQGGITIEDPEQVVLESDPHRRLAYSWHTFTPEFAKAVGLSDEQVARAAAEPRSKVTFDLEQAGEMVKLTIVHSGFEPGSGVRESVSQGWPALLSNLKTLLETGETARLEPQDEKGA
- a CDS encoding SRPBCC family protein — protein: MAGDTLTLTKIPDVRTAMLIRRPPAEVFRAFADPEVTTRFWFTRSTGRMTPSARLRWTWEMYGVSTEVLVMEVEEGRRLLFQWNDDHPLTVEFRFTPYGQDATFVEVTESGLAGSGDEVVAHVGGSTGGFTIVLCAAKALLEQNVDLNAVRDRHPTGL
- the sigJ gene encoding RNA polymerase sigma factor SigJ; translation: MAGALAEGEWESHRSAVFGAAYRILGTVAEAEDVTQEVWLRAVAADLSEVRDLRAWLVTVAARTSYNVLQSARVRRESYVGPWLPEPLLTGPDAAAQVLMDESVSTAMLVVMETLTPAERVALVLHDVFDFPFARIAEVLDSTPAAGRKLASRARARVAAVQERPRASRAETERLLRAFKAAADAGDIAGLVELLDPEAVYVADGGGEVTAARRPVLGAERIALLAVRQIELRRPDAFEVIEVNGQPALATYHGGDLVWLDTVEIAGGRITMFRRLVNPVKLARVGHI
- a CDS encoding DUF2470 domain-containing protein, coding for MSTPFTADAVEAIKRHMNDDHAGDSLIIVRALGGRPDATSAVTSDVDAEAIEFVVDGGERVRVPWGETLTERAQVRKAVVRLYRDACEKLGIAARGEH
- a CDS encoding Fur family transcriptional regulator encodes the protein MTETQWHEELRAKGYRVTPQRQLVLEAVKTLEHATPEEICVKVRETARGVNISTVYRTLELLEELGMVTHTHLGHGAPTYHLAAEADHVHLVCRGCDEVFEVRPELADGLVKGLDEELGFVADVHHLTVFGRCRNCR
- a CDS encoding CAF17-like 4Fe-4S cluster assembly/insertion protein YgfZ encodes the protein MRSPLLDLPGAVAADGPDSDVAAHYGDLFAEQRALAKGEAVVDRSNREVVRISGVDRLKWLNDLTSQKLDTLRPGEWTQTLDLDLQGHVLHHLTLVDDGESLLAHVEPGTAQSLIDYLDRMRFMLRVEVSRADDLAVLSTATEDFLVPRAELPDHLGKPLAGLWAYEALRIEAHRPRLGFDTDHKTIPHEVGWIGAAVHLSKGCYRGQETVARVHNLGHPPRRLVFLHLDGSVDTLPAHGDPVIFESQEIGVVGSAARHHELGPIALAVVKRTVPVDAPLLAGGVAAAQEVIVPPDAGRNVSIDPALRRRIR
- a CDS encoding DsrE family protein, whose amino-acid sequence is MERSLVIKVTAGADAPERCNQAFNVAAAALASGVPVSLWLTGEASWFALPGRAKEFSLPHAAPLADLLDAVLAAGRVTLCTQCAARRGITVDDLIDGVRIAGAPAFVEEVVREGAQALVY
- the dtd gene encoding D-aminoacyl-tRNA deacylase, which produces MRAVVQRVSSASVVVDGQTVGAIDEPGLLVLVGVTHTDTRAEAAKLAAKLWGLRILHGEKSCSDVSAPLLVISQFTLYGDARKGRRPTWQAAAPGPVAEPLVEAVVEELRELGAHVETGVFGADMKVSLVNDGPITLVLDF
- a CDS encoding asparaginase produces the protein MIVEVVWSGFVESTHQVRMLTVDAEGRPVEAKGAVHVPASPRSSMKPLQALGMLRSGLELEGELLALACASHSGEPFHVDGVRKILAGAGLEEPALQCPEDYPFDRSVTESGRVYMNCSGKHAAMLATCVLNDWPTESYLEPRHPLQRAIRETVEDLTGERVAASGVDGCGAPLFFVSMLGVTKAFRAFPMSSPDSYERKIFEAMSTHPEWTSGTDRPEAKLMRALPGLMLKAGAEAFDAFVFEDGRAGTVKIEDGSQRARVPATVAALRSLGLDAPELAELAAPPVLGGGRPVGELRFR